Part of the Ictalurus punctatus breed USDA103 chromosome 9, Coco_2.0, whole genome shotgun sequence genome is shown below.
CAATCTGTCCCCCCAAATACACAgtagaaaatattttatgtccccctttaatgaaccctgccaacggatctgtcttttcttcatctattctatttatttatgtctaatcctttttaatatatttccgtttgtaaaggaaaataggtgtgtgaCCCCCACTCCAATTGAACACTTGGTTGCACCCATAATCAACGCAGGTTGGTTGATATATTtaagcagctcagtctgtaagaaatagagacagcagccaagcgtagaaaagtacagcaagctaaacagcatgatgacattaacataataaatgacaccaattacacaaacagaatattcagtttatcCAATTAAAATGATCTTTCATTGgtcttctgggaaaataatggtaCCTGGTCACGATGCAGGCAGCGCAGTATTGCTTGGAAGCCTCCGTGggggaaattgtatttataACATATATAGTGATGAATTTCGTTTCATAGGTAGCCATCAtttctgagtttgtttaaaagtcgtgattgcgtgtttaaatgttagcgtgtGTGGTTTGCCTGCACACATCTTAGCTCGCCTCTACTTGGTGTGGTAGGTTTCATGGTAGGTTatggagcagagaatacatctgCCCACAGGACGTCCACAGCACCCtacaatttccccatgctgttggagcttctatcactcagaAATCACCTGAACTCAAacggtaactgtaatcctacaactatgttctaaatatgcgaattttcagtatcaaactTTGGATGTTGGGACACCCCCCATGTtcataccatggttacgcccttgaaatgtacagtacgtcatttgggacacatcTTTAGTATTTGCTCTCCGAagcatgttttcggaacagaagtaatgtaatgagtaaacgtaCCACGCGCCCAGaccgactaatcgataatgagattcgttgacaacgattttcatacttgattattatcgattagttgttgcagctctagattacaaaatttgtatttaaatcatgtttaaataatacaggTTGATTTTGTAAATCTTTGATTTGATCTCAGTCTGGGGTGCAGTTAAGGGGTTGACTTTTGGGTTTGAGCCtcctgaaatattttataacagTTCCAAATGGGTATTTTGTTGGTAGttaatcaacacacacacagagagagagagagagagagagagagagagagagagagagagaacgagaacgAGAACAGATGATTATATATGTCTAAAATcacatgttttatgtttaatgatgttaaaaaaaaaagaacaaagaagtCATTGTTATGGTTCCTACTGTACATATTGAAGTGCCCTAACTGCTATATAGTGAGAAACAAAATTATCCATCTTATTTAGTCATTTTCAGTGACATTGTCATATTTCCCACAGCTATTAAAGACGGTGCTAACGCCATGTGCAGTTCAGAATAACTTGGCTTCATACTCGGGCACTCTCCAGTCAAGAGAGCGGTTGTGCAATATGTCTTAACTTCTACAACATGCAAGTAagaatttaattcaatttcatGACAAAACTTTAAACTTcaccattttatttaatgtttattatcaTTACAGTGGAGGATAAAATACAAATATCCTTTCATGAACTCGGAAAAGCTTATAACATATCATATCTTATAGCATGTAGTATATCATACCTATGGGCAAAGGTTACAGTATGCCTTACAgtggattaaaataaaataaaacacatctactaAAGAAAACTATTTACTGCAGCATAATTTAGCAGTTAAAGATAGTATTGGAGTAAATATTGAGTACTGGAGTAACAATTCTAGTGAAATAATTCAGATTAGAATATTATATGTTGTTTCATTGATATTAATCCGCTCAGAATCTCTGTCCTTCATCTCTTCGTCGTCTCGTGCCGGTCTTCATTGCAGTGAACCTCTTCATCTTATAAATGAATTCTATGGAGATACATTTTTATTggttttacatttgattttgaTGTACTTAGTTAAAGAACATTATTGAGCAGATATTAGAGGTCGAGTCGAGACACTTACCAAATGTAGTGGTAGCAAATGAAGTTCATTTTCTCCTCGCAGTCTCTGTTCTCCCAGACACCATCTATAATGTTTCTCGCTCCACACCGGTAAGGCCAGGCGGGGCATGAAGGCATTGAAGTCGGGCTCGGCATATAATCCTGGTTCACCCAGAACCATGAGCCATCTATGAAGCGTAGACTGGTCCAGAAAGTGGGAGTGAGAATTTCCTTACTCCTGTTCTTGGCCAGAAAGTGATCAGTCTCCGTGGTGAGACTTACCAGGTCAGTGTAGTGCGTTCTGCAGTGCAGCAGAGCCTCGTGCCAGTTCTTCATCTCCTGCACCACGATAATCTGAGGTGCCCAAGTGTAGCAGAAAAATTTCCGAATTTCTGtacattgtttattttcccaCTCATTATTGTTAGTAAACGCACAGTCTTCAGTGTCAAGATGGTCAGGTTGCCCATTTTTCCACTTATTGAAGTCCAGTACTTTTCCATCAGACCACTGTGTAAATGCTGGCTCACGTTTATTTTTTCTAAGGCCGATCCAGCACTGGTCAGATTTATGACTACTCGTTTGATTTACGAAACTGTCGAATTCCCATTGTGTGTCAATAACTGCCAGATCTACATAAGTAGCTCTGCAGTGCGTCTGAGCATCAGTCCAGGACAAAGGTGTATCGCAGTAAATGTATTGTCTCCAGGACAGACCTGTGGCTGCATCTGTTAGAGCCAGCAgcagaaggaaggagagaacaGCCATCTTCCCTCACCGTGGTGTGTTTGAGCTCAGCTCTGTTGATTCTACAGGAATTAAATTACCGGTGACAGCAGCACAcaaatgaaaacacaaaaccaaattCCCAAACTGAGGGAGAGGACAATGCAAATTTTATGTAAGTGCAGAACGCACGTGATTTGGATTTCTTTACCCTAAAAAACACTTCAGTCcgtttttcacttttattatgaaatgaaaaaaatatttaatgtaaaaaagaagaagaaatgagatgaaagggtttaaacaacccctgaataaataaatcctttatTTGCACATGCAGTAAAATTGTGAACAGATCACAGCTTCGTCAACTTGCATGGCTTTTCCATCGATACTGAACAGAATAAAATTTTTAGAAAGGACAAAATTTGAGTTATCTCATGCAGGtgaagtgcgtgtgtgtaacGTCGTAGCGTTTCACTGATGCTGACTGACGTTAAACTGATTCTAGTTTCAGGAAGTCACACGGATCCTTCAAATATCGGTTACCAAGGCAACCTGTACAAACATTGCTTGCGTTTGCCTGGTCAAAGCTCGCCAGGGTAAGCTTATTTTAAAGAACTTAAATACCATGAATTCAGTTTGTGAAAATAATTTCTGCTTCTGAGATGGTtcagataaataaaatgttatacaTGCAGAATAATTAATGACGATGACCCGTTAGAGAACACAGTGGAgataaaatggcaggtttttgtgatgtaaaaattttttttaaataaaataaagacaccaagtaaatcatgtcagaacattTCCTACGTTTATTGTGTAATGTTAATCTATTCGTTAAAGTGAAACACAATAAGAATAATTTTAGGGAAATAATACAATAACCAGGTTGCGTAAGTGttcacacccctaaactaatacttagttgaagcagctttagattttatcacagcattcaatctttGTGGGTAAGAGTCATTCAGTGTGGAGCGTCTTGACATGGCAATATTtttccattcttccttgcaaaagtattcgaCATTGACAGAGTATCAGTCTGGCAGGGCATCATGTcagatttttgattggatttcAGTCTGGACTCTGGTTTACCCCACAGCCCAGAGATTTGAAGAATtcgggagattgttgtcacatgtagggagcgCTGTgtcaaacatatcttttggtaatatggccaaaaagttcaactttggtctcatcaaacCGTAACACAtgattccacatggttttgggagattggatgtttttaaaaatatatatttttggtgagattgttgtgacatgtagggagcaacctgtacttgccagaaattgctgcaattaTTTTAATGTTCCTGTAGGcttcttggcagcctccctgaccagttttctcctgaacttttcatcaattttagagggacgtcctgttcttagtagtgtcactgtcgtgccttattttctccacttgttgttTGTCTTTGGGTATATATCTAATTCCTTtggaaaaaaatttataatCCTCTCTTGATTGAaatttttcaacaatgagatcccgtACCTGCTTTGTAACCTCTTTGTGGCCCATGACTTGTCTAATTGGATGTTACCAAAAAGATGACAGGAGAATCCTATAGGAGCAGATggactttatttggggttaatcagtcacATTAACTGATGGCAGGTGtacactaattagtatttaactcCCAATGAtgaaagggtgtgcacacttatgctagttttatttttattttttttacatcgcaaaaacctgccattttaacagggctgtgcagactttttatatatatgtcaagtcaaagcacatttaaaaacagcaaatgtTGAACAAAATCCTGTACAAAAGTGCAAATAAATTCACCcaagttaataaaataacatttataaactAACCTGAACAAAtatacaagaagaagaagaagaattaaaaGACCAAGAAGATACAAAATTGCATaatgaaattaatgaatgaaaaatagaGAAAAAGCACACCACTGCGTCACCATGCACCAAACATCTTACAGCTATAGGCGTAGGCCAAAGAGAAAGCATGAGTTTTTAAATGGAACTTAAATATGCTGAGATTTTTGGAAGACCTGAatgagattgtgatttcatCACAGATGTAATGAAGGCAGGGCAAACAATCTCCAAATCCTTAAATGTAAGGAACCTGTGATTGGTTCTAAGTCGGAAGAAGCTTGCACGGACAGCAGATTTAATTTGCTTGTAAAATTTTAAGCGTCATAAGATGTTGTCAGAGATGAAGTCACCGGGTGTAGGGCTTGGCTGTTTTGGATGTGGGGTTTTTGTTTATGTGTTTGGTTAGTCAGTGAGTAAGGGAAGCGCTtgtcttttgtttgtctttatgTTAATTGGTAGGTAAGGCAGCATCTGTCTGTACAGGTAATATCAGGCTTTAGTTCGTTATTGTGGCGTTGGCTGGCCTGATGTTTTCCAGTGACTGTAAATATCCATATTGCATAAAAAATATAGTTCGTAAACCACAGAATTCTTGCCAGTGTCCTTTTGTCCGTCCACTTTTTTCCTCAGTCAAACCAATTTCGTTATCGTCCCCAACCCTAGACTGAGGAGACAAAGTTGTTAACAAGCTGTTTAAAGAAACTAGAAGGTCCAAACACGACTCACTACCATCCAACGTTTAATATCCCTCAGGCAATCACAGTGAAACATTACAGAGCCATTATTACCAGGGTTAAGTGTGAggtacaactgtgtatcatcagcgtAGAAATGATAGGAGATATTACGCTTCTGAAGGATGTGACCTAATGGAAGCAAATATAAAGAGACTAATTAGGAGGCTCGTGGTTACAAGGTGAGAAGTTGGATCTCATAGCATTAATCATTACTaacaaagaaagcaagaaaataCTTACAAGGTTGTGCTTTTTACTTTAGGTGTCTTATTTCTATCTTACGTCTCTCGTGCCACTGAGTCCAGGATGCTCAAACAGCTGGAGTTAGTGTACATAATGCAACCAGTTCTTCTGTGGGTAAATAAGGAGAAGAGGATGAGATGATGGAGGTTAAGGGATCTACAGTGTAAGTTTCTGAGAACTGTCAGGCAGTATAAGGCTGAATCGAGCGGGAGAGATGCTGTGGAGTTTGGGATTTCAGGGCTGGACAAGGAAGAATGGCATCAAATGTAATAGCCCTGACAGACAGATATAGTAGATTTCAGTGttacaaacagaaaaaacaacTGACAGAACACGATCAAGAGTGTGTCCGGGCTTGTGTGTAGGACCCGTGACAGATCAACAAGattaaatgagtaaaaaaaaactgcaaccAGAGGAATAGATGGACAGCAAACATGTATATTAAAATTGCCAAGAATTAAAATACGATCCAAAGTAGACTCAATAATGGACAAAAAGTCAGAGAACTCTGTAATAAAATCCTTATTAAACTTTGATGGTTCAAGAGACGCcttgaattaagtaaattccAGTCTTCTGAAAAATATTCTCAGGTGAATAGGCCTCTTCTCCTATCTCGTTACTGCCCAggaatacatataaatattcaACGGAAATGACCAACATTACATACATATGTAAATGTGGGGTCTCCCGTTCACGTTTCAGTGAGGAAGCATTGACAGTGGtggaaagaacaacaaa
Proteins encoded:
- the LOC108269472 gene encoding lectin BRA-3 isoform X2, translated to MAVLSFLLLLALTDAATGLSWRQYIYCDTPLSWTDAQTHCRATYVDLAVIDTQWEFDSFVNQTSSHKSDQCWIGLRKNKREPAFTQWSDGKVLDFNKWKNGQPDHLDTEDCAFTNNNEWENKQCTEIRKFFCYTWAPQIIVVQEMKNWHEALLHCRTHYTDLVSLTTETDHFLAKNRSKEILTPTFWTSLRFIDGSWFWVNQDYMPSPTSMPSCPAWPYRCGARNIIDGVWENRDCEEKMNFICYHYI